A genomic window from bacterium includes:
- the rpoB gene encoding DNA-directed RNA polymerase subunit beta — MLKQERVSFGKIKEVIDVPSLIAIQKDSFEWFLQKDVPPEQRKPQGLQKVFLETFPIIDFNEKVVLEFVDYSLGEPKYAEEECRDRDITYGVPLRVRLRLICRETGVIQEQEIFMRDIPLMTERGTFIINGAERVIVSQMHRSPGVYFDYDPSTRLYSSRVIPYRGAWLEFELDTNNILFARLGRKRKIIATTFIRAIGYSTIEDILNLFFPDQIRIDKVNENLVGLRLAQQVINKEENEVYRPGMKITNTLLNILKKQRIKKIKILDVESSFILNTLERDDTNSTDEALIKIHNLMRIGEPPNIENAQQTFYRYFFDPLRYDLSEIGRYKINQKLGLSISEEVTTLTKEDIVETVKYMIKLIKKQGEIDDIDHLGNRRVRSVGELLQNQLRIGMSRLERSIRERMAIQDIMTMKPHTVINIKPVTAAINEFFGSSQLSQFMDQTNPLAELTHKRRLSALGQGGLSKERAGFEVRDVHYSHYGRICPIETPEGPNIGLIVSLCVYGRVNRLGFIETPYRKVLDSKVTNQIEYLTADKEQKHNIAQASSKIGKNGEFIEEAVAARFRDDFPLVTHDKVDYMDASLKQIISVGTALIPFLEHDDANRALMGSNMQRQAVPLLVSESPLVGTGIEQYIARDSGIVIIAPVDGIITRATASEIVLKGKDKKEYSYNLLNFKRSNQATCIHQKPIVKKGEQISKGQPLTEGTATDNGELALGRNVLVAFMPWEGYNFEDAIPISERLVKEDIFTSIHIERYEIEARDTQLGPEQITADIPNLGAEALKNLDDRGIIRIGAMVKSGDILVGKVTPKGETELSPEYKLLHSIFGEKVREVRDTSLHHPYGSEGIVLDVKYFATRQGDDLPPGVEELVKVYVATKRKIMVGDKVAGRHGNKGVIAKILPEADMPFLEDGTPVDMVLNPLSVPSRMNIGQILETHLGWAAHKLGIKTTSPVFDGATEEEIKDYLKKANLPEDGKAYLYDGKTGKRFKDKITVGYIYMMKLIHLVEDKIHARSIGPYSLVTQQPLGGKAQFGGQRLGEMEVWALEAYGASHLLQEFLTVKSDDIIGRAKVYEAIVKGENAAGPGVPESFNVLFHELQGLALDVKVLDEKGKPIDVKKLNEGRRTPPVTMKSQEHLIKPMF; from the coding sequence ATGCTTAAGCAAGAACGGGTTTCTTTTGGAAAAATAAAAGAGGTCATAGATGTCCCATCATTAATTGCTATTCAAAAGGATTCTTTTGAATGGTTTTTGCAAAAGGATGTGCCTCCAGAGCAAAGGAAACCTCAGGGATTACAAAAGGTATTTTTAGAGACTTTTCCCATTATAGATTTTAATGAAAAAGTAGTCTTAGAATTCGTTGACTATAGTCTTGGTGAACCAAAATATGCGGAGGAAGAATGTCGAGATAGAGATATAACTTATGGAGTTCCATTACGAGTCCGATTACGATTAATCTGTCGTGAGACAGGTGTCATTCAGGAACAAGAAATCTTTATGCGAGATATTCCTTTAATGACCGAACGGGGAACATTTATTATTAATGGGGCTGAACGCGTCATTGTCAGCCAGATGCACCGTTCTCCAGGGGTTTATTTTGACTATGACCCATCAACTCGATTATACTCATCCAGGGTTATCCCTTATCGAGGGGCATGGTTAGAATTTGAATTAGACACTAATAATATTCTCTTTGCAAGATTAGGACGCAAAAGAAAAATCATTGCAACTACCTTTATTCGAGCCATTGGTTATTCTACTATCGAAGATATACTAAATCTTTTTTTCCCGGATCAAATTCGAATAGATAAAGTGAACGAAAATTTAGTTGGACTTCGATTAGCCCAGCAAGTAATAAATAAAGAAGAGAACGAAGTATATCGTCCAGGGATGAAGATTACCAATACGCTCTTGAATATTTTAAAGAAACAACGGATTAAAAAGATAAAGATATTAGATGTGGAGAGTTCATTTATATTAAATACATTAGAACGAGATGATACCAATTCTACGGATGAAGCCCTGATTAAGATTCATAACCTGATGCGTATCGGGGAACCACCTAATATTGAAAATGCTCAACAGACCTTTTACCGATACTTCTTTGATCCACTTCGCTATGATTTATCCGAGATAGGTCGGTATAAAATTAATCAAAAATTGGGACTGTCAATTTCAGAAGAAGTCACAACATTGACTAAAGAAGATATAGTAGAGACGGTCAAATATATGATTAAATTGATTAAAAAACAAGGGGAAATAGACGATATTGACCATCTTGGGAATCGGCGTGTCAGGTCTGTTGGAGAATTACTACAAAATCAATTACGGATAGGGATGTCAAGATTAGAACGAAGTATCCGTGAACGGATGGCAATCCAGGATATAATGACAATGAAACCACATACCGTCATTAATATCAAACCAGTTACCGCCGCAATCAATGAATTTTTTGGCTCAAGCCAGCTCTCTCAATTTATGGACCAAACAAATCCCTTAGCCGAATTAACTCATAAACGAAGATTATCTGCTTTAGGTCAGGGTGGGTTATCTAAAGAAAGAGCAGGGTTTGAGGTTCGTGATGTCCATTACTCTCACTACGGGAGAATATGTCCAATCGAAACGCCTGAAGGACCTAATATTGGACTAATTGTATCTCTATGCGTTTATGGAAGAGTAAATAGATTAGGTTTTATTGAAACTCCCTATCGGAAAGTCTTAGACAGCAAAGTTACTAATCAAATTGAATATCTAACTGCGGATAAAGAACAAAAACATAATATTGCTCAGGCAAGTAGTAAAATAGGGAAAAATGGTGAGTTTATAGAGGAGGCAGTTGCGGCAAGGTTTCGAGACGATTTTCCATTAGTTACTCATGATAAAGTGGATTATATGGATGCCTCTTTAAAACAGATTATTAGTGTTGGAACAGCATTAATTCCTTTCCTGGAACATGATGATGCCAATCGTGCTTTGATGGGGTCTAATATGCAGCGCCAGGCAGTCCCATTACTCGTTAGTGAATCTCCTTTAGTTGGCACAGGCATAGAACAATATATTGCCAGAGATTCCGGCATCGTGATTATCGCCCCTGTTGATGGCATAATAACTCGGGCGACGGCAAGTGAGATTGTATTAAAAGGTAAGGATAAGAAAGAATATTCTTATAACTTATTGAATTTTAAAAGGTCTAATCAGGCAACCTGTATTCATCAAAAACCTATTGTTAAAAAGGGAGAACAAATCTCAAAAGGTCAACCTTTAACTGAAGGCACGGCGACTGACAATGGCGAACTGGCATTAGGAAGAAATGTCCTGGTGGCATTTATGCCCTGGGAAGGATATAATTTTGAAGATGCCATCCCTATTTCCGAAAGGTTAGTTAAAGAAGATATTTTTACTTCAATTCATATTGAAAGATATGAAATAGAGGCAAGGGATACTCAACTTGGCCCAGAGCAAATTACCGCCGATATTCCTAATCTGGGCGCTGAAGCACTGAAAAATCTTGATGACCGCGGCATTATTAGAATTGGTGCCATGGTTAAATCAGGCGATATATTAGTTGGTAAGGTTACTCCAAAAGGGGAGACAGAACTTTCTCCAGAATATAAATTACTTCATTCTATATTTGGTGAAAAGGTCCGCGAAGTTCGGGATACCTCACTTCATCATCCTTATGGAAGTGAGGGAATAGTCCTTGATGTTAAGTATTTCGCCACCAGGCAGGGCGATGACCTTCCACCTGGCGTGGAAGAATTAGTTAAAGTCTATGTGGCAACTAAACGAAAGATTATGGTTGGTGATAAAGTTGCCGGCAGACATGGAAATAAAGGTGTTATCGCTAAAATCTTACCTGAAGCAGATATGCCTTTTCTTGAAGATGGCACACCAGTAGATATGGTTTTGAATCCTTTGTCAGTTCCTTCAAGAATGAATATCGGCCAGATATTAGAAACTCATCTTGGCTGGGCCGCTCATAAATTAGGAATTAAAACTACCTCCCCGGTATTTGATGGAGCAACTGAAGAAGAAATCAAAGACTATCTTAAAAAAGCAAACTTACCTGAAGATGGCAAGGCTTACCTTTATGATGGAAAAACAGGAAAAAGATTTAAGGATAAAATTACGGTTGGCTATATTTACATGATGAAATTAATTCATTTAGTAGAGGATAAAATTCATGCTCGCTCTATTGGTCCTTATTCATTAGTCACACAACAACCACTGGGTGGTAAGGCTCAATTTGGTGGACAACGACTTGGTGAAATGGAGGTCTGGGCATTAGAGGCTTATGGTGCCTCGCATCTGCTCCAGGAATTTTTAACTGTAAAATCAGATGATATTATTGGTCGGGCAAAGGTATATGAAGCAATTGTTAAAGGCGAAAATGCCGCAGGACCCGGCGTGCCTGAATCTTTTAATGTCCTATTCCACGAACTTCAAGGATTAGCCTTAGATGTTAAGGTCTTAGATGAAAAAGGGAAACCTATCGATGTTAAAAAACTCAACGAAGGCCGACGCACACCACCAGTCACTATGAAATCTCAAGAACATTTGATAAAACCTATGTTTTAA
- the rplL gene encoding 50S ribosomal protein L7/L12, translated as MATAIKSKEEIIDAISNMTVLELSELVKELENKFGVSAAIPMAMGPTVTQAVPEAEKEEKTEFDVVLASFGENKIQVIKEIRTITSLGLKEAKELVEGAPQPVKKGIPKEEAEEIKKKLEAAGAKVEIK; from the coding sequence ATGGCAACTGCTATTAAAAGCAAAGAGGAGATTATTGATGCTATCTCTAATATGACAGTTCTGGAACTCTCAGAATTAGTTAAGGAATTAGAGAATAAATTTGGGGTATCTGCGGCAATTCCTATGGCTATGGGACCAACGGTAACACAAGCCGTCCCAGAAGCAGAAAAGGAAGAAAAAACTGAGTTTGATGTTGTTTTAGCCAGTTTTGGTGAGAATAAAATCCAGGTGATAAAAGAAATTAGAACTATTACCTCTTTAGGATTAAAAGAAGCTAAAGAATTAGTAGAAGGCGCTCCACAGCCAGTGAAAAAAGGTATTCCAAAAGAAGAGGCTGAAGAAATCAAGAAAAAATTAGAAGCCGCAGGAGCGAAGGTAGAGATTAAGTAA